A DNA window from Streptomyces canus contains the following coding sequences:
- a CDS encoding ROK family transcriptional regulator, which produces MKRTSRDIRTANRYEVLRQIIAESPTSRQELAAATGLSLATVATLVGELLDLRMITEVGFEESAGGRPRGLVAVNASGGALIGVDIAETYVHVELFDLALNVLARAEEDVRPGESLPEQVVGHVAAAVGSVVTQAGIEGARVLGVGVSVPGQVDRATGISEYAPNWDWHDVPLVDLLSEYIAYPLYLDNPLRAVAVAELWFGAARGSGNAVVVTLGTGVGAGLVLGGALHRGVSNSAGEWGHNTIVLDGRLCRCGNHGCVETYVGAPGIMLNLRELSPDSELLHPGDQTATIAALARGMLTQDPVAVKVVRHTARYLGASIAHLVNLFNPEVVVLSSWVAAALGEPLVAEVREAVARHALPRPMAATEIVLSPIPTDPACLGAATFALEGALQSVGQRSAKRTTPARTKTHNPR; this is translated from the coding sequence ATGAAGCGCACATCACGTGACATCCGCACCGCGAACCGCTACGAGGTGTTGCGCCAGATCATCGCCGAGTCGCCCACCTCCCGGCAGGAACTGGCGGCGGCCACCGGGCTGAGCCTGGCCACGGTCGCCACGCTCGTGGGCGAGCTGCTCGACCTCCGCATGATCACGGAGGTCGGGTTCGAGGAGTCGGCAGGCGGGCGCCCCCGGGGGCTCGTGGCGGTCAACGCGTCGGGGGGCGCGTTGATCGGCGTGGACATCGCGGAGACGTACGTCCATGTCGAGCTGTTCGACCTCGCGCTGAACGTGCTGGCCCGCGCGGAGGAGGACGTCCGCCCCGGCGAGAGCCTCCCCGAGCAGGTGGTCGGCCATGTCGCCGCCGCCGTCGGCTCGGTGGTCACTCAGGCCGGGATCGAGGGCGCCCGGGTGCTCGGTGTCGGCGTGAGCGTGCCGGGGCAGGTGGACCGCGCCACCGGCATCTCGGAGTACGCGCCCAACTGGGACTGGCACGACGTGCCGCTGGTCGACCTGCTCTCCGAGTACATCGCCTACCCGCTCTACCTGGACAACCCGCTGCGTGCCGTCGCCGTGGCCGAGCTGTGGTTCGGGGCCGCGCGCGGGAGCGGGAACGCCGTGGTGGTCACCCTCGGGACCGGTGTGGGCGCCGGGCTCGTCCTGGGCGGCGCACTGCATCGCGGTGTCTCCAACAGCGCCGGCGAGTGGGGCCACAACACGATCGTCCTGGACGGACGCCTGTGCCGCTGCGGCAACCACGGCTGCGTGGAGACGTACGTGGGCGCGCCCGGGATCATGCTGAACCTGCGGGAGCTGAGCCCCGACAGCGAGCTGCTGCACCCGGGCGACCAGACGGCGACGATCGCCGCGCTGGCCCGGGGGATGCTCACCCAGGACCCCGTGGCGGTCAAGGTCGTCCGGCACACCGCCCGCTATCTGGGCGCCTCCATCGCACACCTGGTCAACCTGTTCAACCCCGAGGTGGTCGTGCTCAGCAGCTGGGTAGCGGCCGCCCTCGGCGAGCCCCTGGTCGCGGAGGTGCGCGAGGCCGTCGCCCGGCACGCGCTGCCCCGGCCGATGGCCGCCACCGAGATCGTCCTCTCCCCGATCCCGACGGACCCGGCGTGTCTGGGCGCGGCGACGTTCGCGCTCGAAGGGGCGCTCCAGTCGGTCGGGCAGAGGTCTGCGAAACGCACCACCCCGGCAAGGACGAAGACGCACAACCCCCGCTAG
- a CDS encoding D-arabinono-1,4-lactone oxidase gives MSETITNWAGNITYSAKELHRPHSLDGITALVADSARVRVLGSGHSFNEIAEPGPEGVLLSIADLPPVIDVDTAARTVRVSGGVRYAELARGVYAHGLALPNMASLPHISVAGSVATGTHGSGVGNGPLSSAVREVELITADGSVLAIGRDDARFGGAVTSLGTLGVVTALTLDLVPSFDVEQYVFTELPLAGLDSATFGTVMASAYSVSLFTDWRAPGFRQAWVKRRTDQPLADFPWAAPATEKMHPVPGMPAVNCTEQFGVAGPWQDRLPHFRAEFTPSSGTELQSEYLLPREHAVEALHAVDGIRDTVAGVLQICEVRTVAADEQWLSPSYGRDTVALHFTWIEDTAAVLPVVRRLEEALDPFDARPHWGKVFTTPADQLRERYPRLGDFRKLARELDPEGKFANAFVRAVLAD, from the coding sequence ATGTCGGAGACGATCACCAACTGGGCGGGGAACATCACCTACTCCGCCAAGGAACTGCACCGCCCCCACTCGCTCGACGGGATCACCGCCCTGGTCGCGGACAGCGCCCGGGTGCGGGTGCTGGGCAGCGGGCACTCCTTCAACGAGATCGCCGAGCCGGGCCCCGAGGGCGTGCTCCTGTCGATCGCCGACCTGCCGCCGGTCATCGACGTGGACACAGCGGCCCGTACGGTACGGGTCTCGGGCGGCGTCCGCTACGCCGAACTCGCCCGCGGGGTGTACGCCCACGGCCTCGCGCTGCCCAACATGGCTTCACTGCCGCACATCTCCGTGGCCGGCTCGGTCGCGACCGGCACTCACGGCTCGGGCGTCGGCAACGGTCCGCTCTCGTCGGCCGTGCGCGAGGTGGAGCTGATCACGGCGGACGGCTCCGTGCTGGCCATCGGCCGGGACGACGCGCGCTTCGGCGGGGCGGTCACCTCGCTGGGCACCCTCGGTGTCGTCACCGCGCTCACCCTGGACCTCGTGCCCTCCTTCGACGTGGAGCAGTACGTCTTCACCGAACTCCCCCTCGCCGGGCTGGACTCGGCGACCTTCGGGACGGTCATGGCATCGGCGTACAGCGTCAGCCTGTTCACCGACTGGCGGGCGCCGGGCTTCCGGCAGGCCTGGGTCAAGCGGCGGACGGACCAGCCGCTCGCCGACTTCCCGTGGGCCGCGCCCGCCACCGAGAAGATGCATCCGGTGCCGGGGATGCCCGCGGTCAACTGCACCGAGCAGTTCGGGGTGGCGGGGCCCTGGCAGGACCGGCTGCCGCACTTCCGGGCCGAGTTCACGCCGAGCAGCGGAACGGAGCTCCAGTCGGAGTACCTGCTGCCGCGTGAGCACGCCGTCGAGGCGCTGCACGCGGTGGACGGCATCCGGGACACGGTCGCCGGGGTCCTCCAGATCTGCGAGGTGCGGACCGTGGCCGCCGACGAGCAGTGGCTGAGCCCCTCCTACGGCCGGGACACCGTGGCCCTGCACTTCACCTGGATCGAGGACACCGCGGCCGTCCTGCCGGTGGTGCGCCGGCTGGAGGAGGCGCTGGACCCCTTCGACGCACGACCGCACTGGGGGAAGGTCTTCACCACGCCCGCGGACCAGCTGCGCGAGCGCTACCCGAGGCTCGGCGACTTCCGGAAGCTGGCGCGTGAGCTGGACCCGGAGGGAAAATTCGCCAACGCCTTCGTCCGGGCCGTACTCGCCGACTGA
- a CDS encoding hydroxyacid dehydrogenase: MPERPQALFAMTAENVPLVFPPEVLARLRESVDIDPGLVAEDLTDPALADVLARTEILVTGWGCSRLDAAVLDAAPKLRAVLHSAGSVKGFATPEIWRRGIAVSSAAEANAVPVAEYTLAVILLAGKDVFVRRERLRAERASPGWGIVPGIGNHGRRVGVIGASRIGRKVIELLRPFDLAVSLTDPYVDESAASGLGVPLLPLDDLLRTCEIVTVHAPETPETRHLIGRRELALMPDAAVLINTARGALVDTDALVDELRTGRLSAVLDVTDPEPLPADSPLHDLPGAFVTPHLAGSQGNELARLGLAVAEEAERVVSGTGLACPVDYAGLERTA; the protein is encoded by the coding sequence TTGCCCGAGCGACCCCAGGCGCTGTTCGCCATGACCGCCGAGAACGTGCCGCTCGTCTTCCCACCCGAGGTGCTGGCACGGCTGCGGGAGTCCGTGGACATCGATCCCGGGCTGGTGGCCGAGGACCTCACCGACCCGGCGCTCGCGGACGTCCTGGCCCGCACCGAGATCCTCGTGACCGGCTGGGGCTGCTCCCGCCTGGACGCGGCCGTCCTCGACGCGGCACCGAAACTCCGGGCCGTCCTGCACTCGGCCGGCTCGGTCAAGGGCTTCGCCACTCCCGAGATCTGGCGGCGCGGGATCGCCGTGTCCTCGGCGGCCGAGGCCAACGCGGTGCCCGTCGCCGAGTACACGCTCGCCGTGATCCTGCTCGCAGGCAAGGACGTCTTCGTGCGCCGGGAGCGGCTGCGCGCCGAGCGGGCGTCTCCCGGCTGGGGGATCGTGCCCGGCATCGGCAACCACGGACGGCGAGTCGGTGTGATCGGGGCGTCCCGGATCGGGCGGAAGGTGATCGAGCTGCTGCGGCCGTTCGACCTCGCGGTGAGCCTGACCGACCCGTATGTCGACGAGAGCGCGGCCTCGGGGCTGGGCGTCCCGCTGCTGCCGCTGGACGACCTCCTGCGCACCTGCGAGATCGTCACCGTGCACGCCCCGGAGACCCCTGAGACCCGGCACCTGATCGGTCGCCGCGAACTGGCCCTCATGCCGGACGCGGCGGTGCTGATCAACACCGCGCGGGGAGCTCTGGTCGACACGGACGCCCTCGTCGACGAGCTGCGTACTGGCCGCCTGTCCGCGGTCCTCGACGTCACCGACCCGGAGCCGCTGCCCGCCGACTCGCCTCTCCATGACCTCCCGGGCGCTTTCGTCACCCCGCACCTCGCGGGGTCCCAGGGCAACGAGCTGGCGCGGCTGGGGCTGGCGGTCGCCGAAGAGGCGGAGCGGGTGGTGTCCGGGACAGGGCTCGCGTGTCCGGTGGACTACGCCGGGCTGGAGCGAACGGCCTGA
- a CDS encoding pyridoxamine 5'-phosphate oxidase family protein produces MDSDQLPETGLTRHRRLRDQGSLDRADLEAILDAGFVCHLGVVVEGRPLVVPTVYGRDERHLYVHGSVASRSLAGGTPVCVTVTHVDGLVLARSVFEHGVNYRSAVIHGEARKVTDPEEKLAGLRRLTEHATPGQWSYARQPSRKELAATTLLALSLDEASVKIRTGAPDDGDGPDAELGLWAGVLPLTSVWGAPVPDPSLPPETPIPSHIARREGTRHG; encoded by the coding sequence ATGGATTCTGATCAGCTTCCCGAGACCGGCCTCACCCGTCACCGGCGCCTGCGTGACCAGGGCAGCCTGGACCGGGCCGACCTGGAGGCGATCCTCGACGCGGGGTTCGTCTGTCATCTCGGGGTCGTGGTCGAGGGGCGGCCGCTGGTCGTGCCCACCGTGTACGGGCGGGACGAGCGGCACCTCTATGTGCACGGCTCGGTGGCCAGCCGCAGTCTCGCGGGCGGTACGCCGGTCTGTGTCACGGTCACGCACGTCGACGGACTGGTCCTCGCGCGGTCCGTCTTCGAGCACGGCGTCAACTACCGCAGCGCCGTGATCCACGGCGAGGCCCGCAAGGTGACCGACCCGGAGGAGAAGCTGGCGGGCCTGCGCCGGCTGACCGAACACGCGACCCCCGGACAGTGGTCGTACGCCCGGCAGCCGAGCCGGAAGGAACTCGCGGCCACCACCCTGCTCGCGCTCAGCCTCGACGAGGCCTCCGTCAAGATCCGCACCGGCGCGCCCGACGACGGGGACGGACCCGACGCCGAACTGGGGCTGTGGGCCGGTGTGCTTCCGCTCACCTCGGTGTGGGGTGCGCCCGTTCCCGACCCGTCTCTGCCTCCGGAAACGCCCATTCCGTCCCACATCGCACGCCGTGAGGGGACCCGGCACGGGTGA
- a CDS encoding radical SAM protein, with the protein MGSRTALVEDLMERFPQVPREAVFKEDLLRGGVAFDPSALSDNESGEMKPKSYFIFSFDHGTLPELGEAALRRPPEEIILTGGPYDLRRTVVSVRVNPASPYRVASDDSGMLGLYLDGKRIADVGVPPMPEYYRHKLSNGKSVMEVAPTIQWGYLIYLTVFRVCQYFGAKEECQYCDINHNWRQHKAAGRPYTGVKDVDEVLEALEIINRYDTAKVSTAYTLTGGAITSKLQGRDEADFYGMYAKAIEEHFPGRWIGKVVAQALPKDDVQRFKDHGVQIYHPNYEVWDEYLFKMYCPGKERYVGRDEWHKRILDSAEVFGARNVIPNFVAGVEMAEPFGFKTVDEAIASTTEGLRFFMSHGITPRFTTWCPEPTTPLGKANPQGAPLEYHIRLLQAYRRTMDDFGLSSPPGYGPPGPGRAVFSVSSFMDSLPAQEPVEV; encoded by the coding sequence ATGGGCAGCCGTACCGCGCTGGTCGAGGATCTGATGGAGCGGTTTCCGCAGGTGCCGCGGGAAGCCGTCTTCAAAGAGGACCTGCTGCGAGGTGGCGTGGCCTTCGACCCGTCCGCCCTCAGCGACAACGAGTCGGGGGAGATGAAGCCCAAGTCGTACTTCATCTTCTCCTTCGACCACGGCACCCTGCCGGAGCTCGGCGAGGCCGCGCTGCGGCGCCCGCCGGAGGAGATCATCCTCACCGGCGGGCCGTACGACCTCAGGCGCACCGTGGTGTCGGTGCGGGTGAACCCCGCCTCGCCCTACCGCGTGGCTTCCGACGACTCCGGCATGCTCGGGCTCTACCTCGACGGCAAGCGGATCGCCGACGTGGGTGTGCCGCCGATGCCGGAGTACTACCGGCACAAGCTCTCCAACGGGAAGTCCGTGATGGAGGTCGCCCCGACCATCCAGTGGGGCTACCTGATCTATCTGACGGTCTTCCGGGTGTGCCAGTACTTCGGCGCCAAGGAGGAGTGCCAGTACTGCGACATCAACCACAACTGGCGCCAGCACAAGGCCGCGGGGCGGCCGTACACGGGCGTCAAGGACGTGGACGAAGTCCTGGAGGCGCTCGAGATCATCAACCGGTACGACACCGCCAAGGTCTCCACCGCCTACACGCTCACCGGCGGCGCGATCACCTCGAAGCTCCAGGGCCGGGACGAGGCCGACTTCTACGGCATGTACGCGAAGGCCATCGAGGAGCACTTCCCGGGCCGCTGGATCGGCAAGGTCGTCGCCCAGGCGCTGCCGAAGGACGACGTGCAGCGCTTCAAGGACCACGGCGTGCAGATCTACCACCCCAACTACGAGGTGTGGGACGAGTATCTCTTCAAGATGTACTGCCCGGGCAAGGAGCGGTACGTCGGCCGGGACGAGTGGCACAAGCGGATCCTTGACTCGGCGGAGGTCTTCGGCGCGCGCAATGTGATCCCCAATTTCGTGGCGGGCGTGGAGATGGCCGAGCCGTTCGGCTTCAAGACGGTCGACGAGGCGATCGCGTCCACGACGGAGGGCCTGCGCTTCTTCATGTCGCACGGCATCACGCCCCGCTTCACCACATGGTGCCCGGAGCCCACGACGCCGCTCGGCAAGGCCAACCCGCAGGGCGCGCCGCTGGAGTACCACATCCGGCTGCTCCAGGCCTATCGCCGGACGATGGACGACTTCGGACTGTCCTCGCCTCCCGGCTACGGCCCGCCCGGACCCGGCCGTGCCGTCTTCTCCGTGAGTTCCTTCATGGACAGCCTTCCGGCGCAGGAGCCCGTCGAGGTGTAA
- a CDS encoding cellulose-binding domain-containing protein, which translates to MPDLPTPQDAAEAALFSECWDAVLSYADLCTAGSTAATELATEAFSLGTREAREAEAATRGAGRRPARLPRIPLLLTAVRTTAADWETRGLGHRLDPDLRLWLNSDKAARYTGPPLQRPIALRGLRDLQAADAELLWLAEVEALPLSAVARRLGLDPATVGDELAQVRGLFRDRSHRNHLDMPMDTQCRSYARLLDAVTRSTSGETPDDLSRHLATCRQCAEAAACLRLHGGGLPAALAGGVIGWGGLAYLERRRRAAEVRLGAGRPEALESGPPNPGAHKAKVVRNGLLVAAVLVSLLALAVSMMPGDDMENGAAKPGTDTSADSQPVANPTSSVPAATSRAPGSADPSQTPGGNPSESTGAKNSDPEPQGTSSAGAEEPEPGDSVTPSCQVEYTLVNQWPDGFQGAVTVTTTEALSDWRVTWYFKDGQKVTQMWDGSFTQSGAKVTASAADYNKSVPADGSLSLGFLASWQGKNAPAYDFSLNGRKCAKS; encoded by the coding sequence ATGCCCGACCTGCCGACCCCCCAGGACGCCGCCGAGGCCGCGCTGTTCTCCGAGTGCTGGGATGCCGTGCTGTCGTACGCCGATCTGTGCACGGCCGGCTCCACCGCCGCCACCGAACTGGCCACGGAGGCGTTCTCCCTCGGCACACGCGAGGCCCGTGAGGCGGAGGCCGCCACCCGCGGCGCCGGCCGCCGTCCGGCCCGGCTGCCCCGAATACCCCTGCTGCTGACCGCCGTTCGCACGACGGCGGCGGACTGGGAGACACGCGGTCTGGGCCACCGGCTCGACCCCGATCTGCGGCTGTGGCTCAACTCCGACAAGGCCGCCCGCTACACCGGTCCGCCGCTCCAGCGGCCGATCGCGCTGCGCGGACTGCGCGATCTGCAGGCGGCGGACGCCGAACTGCTGTGGCTGGCCGAGGTGGAGGCGCTGCCGCTGTCCGCGGTGGCCCGCCGGCTCGGCCTCGACCCGGCCACCGTGGGCGACGAACTCGCTCAGGTGCGCGGCCTGTTCCGGGACCGCAGCCACCGCAACCATCTCGACATGCCGATGGACACGCAGTGCCGCAGCTACGCCCGGCTGCTGGACGCGGTCACCCGATCCACCTCCGGCGAGACCCCGGACGACCTCTCCCGGCACCTCGCGACGTGCCGGCAGTGCGCGGAGGCCGCCGCCTGTCTTCGACTGCACGGCGGCGGGCTGCCCGCGGCCCTCGCGGGCGGGGTGATCGGCTGGGGCGGGCTCGCCTATCTGGAGCGCCGCCGCCGGGCCGCGGAGGTCCGCCTTGGCGCGGGGCGCCCGGAGGCACTGGAGAGCGGGCCCCCGAACCCCGGCGCGCACAAGGCGAAGGTCGTGCGCAACGGACTGCTCGTCGCGGCCGTCCTCGTCTCCCTGCTCGCCCTCGCGGTCTCGATGATGCCGGGCGACGACATGGAGAACGGCGCCGCCAAGCCCGGCACCGATACCTCCGCCGACAGCCAACCGGTGGCCAACCCCACCTCGTCCGTCCCCGCCGCCACGTCCCGGGCGCCCGGCTCGGCGGACCCGTCGCAGACGCCCGGCGGGAACCCGTCCGAGTCCACGGGTGCGAAGAACTCCGACCCGGAACCCCAGGGGACCTCCTCCGCCGGTGCCGAGGAACCGGAGCCCGGCGACAGCGTCACGCCGTCCTGCCAGGTCGAGTACACCCTCGTCAACCAGTGGCCCGACGGCTTCCAGGGCGCCGTCACCGTCACGACCACCGAGGCGCTCAGCGACTGGCGGGTCACCTGGTACTTCAAGGACGGCCAGAAGGTGACACAGATGTGGGACGGGAGCTTCACCCAGAGCGGCGCGAAGGTCACCGCGAGCGCCGCCGACTACAACAAGTCGGTCCCCGCGGACGGCTCGCTCTCCCTCGGCTTCCTCGCCTCCTGGCAGGGCAAGAACGCCCCGGCGTACGACTTCTCCCTCAACGGGCGGAAGTGCGCGAAGTCCTGA
- a CDS encoding GntR family transcriptional regulator, producing the protein MPLMADRRPSAPAAAAPALPVLGGKKSSYRERVADALRAALIAGELLPGQVYSAPALAARFGVSATPVREAMLDLAKEGLVDTVPNKGFRVTAVSEKQLDEYTHIRSLIEVPTIVELASTADPVSLEALRPAAREIVQAAVSGDLIAYVEADTRFHLGLLALAGNAHLVEVVGDLRKRSRLYGLTPLVKSGRLLASAEEHLELLDALIARDERAVHAVMTRHIGHVRGLWAAR; encoded by the coding sequence ATGCCCCTCATGGCCGACCGGCGACCCAGCGCCCCCGCCGCCGCTGCCCCCGCCCTGCCCGTCCTCGGCGGCAAGAAGAGCAGCTACCGGGAGCGGGTCGCCGACGCCCTGCGGGCCGCACTGATCGCGGGCGAACTGCTCCCGGGCCAGGTGTACTCGGCACCCGCGCTCGCCGCCCGCTTCGGTGTATCGGCCACGCCGGTGCGCGAGGCCATGCTCGACCTCGCCAAGGAGGGCCTGGTCGACACCGTCCCCAACAAGGGTTTCCGGGTCACCGCGGTCTCCGAGAAACAGCTCGACGAGTACACCCACATCCGCTCGCTCATCGAGGTCCCGACCATCGTGGAGCTGGCCTCGACCGCCGACCCGGTCTCCCTGGAGGCGCTGCGTCCCGCCGCCCGGGAGATCGTCCAGGCAGCGGTGTCCGGTGACCTCATCGCGTACGTCGAGGCCGACACCCGCTTCCACCTCGGCCTGCTCGCCCTCGCGGGCAACGCCCACCTGGTCGAGGTGGTCGGCGACCTCCGCAAGCGGTCACGGCTCTACGGCCTCACTCCGCTGGTGAAGTCCGGTCGCCTGCTGGCCTCTGCCGAGGAGCACCTCGAACTCCTCGACGCGCTGATCGCCCGCGACGAGAGGGCGGTCCACGCGGTGATGACCCGGCACATCGGACACGTCCGGGGGCTGTGGGCGGCGAGGTGA
- a CDS encoding proline racemase family protein — MRSKLVLHAVDSHTEGMPTRVITGGIGTIPGATMNERRLYFREHRDDIKQLLMNEPRGHSAMSGAILQPPTRPDCDWGVVYIEVSGYLPMCGHGTIGVATVLVETGMVEVVEPVTTIRLDTPAGLVVAEVAVEDGRAKHVTLQNVPSFAVALDRRTALADGRTVTYDLAYGGNFYAILPLDQFGLPFDRARKDDILKAGLSLMEAINAEEEPVHPEDPSIRGCHHVHLIAPGATARHSRHAMAIHPGWFDRSPCGTGTSARMAQLHARGELPLHTEFVNESFIGTRFTGRLLGTTEVAGRPAVLPSFTGRAWITGTAQYLLDPTDPFPAGFVL; from the coding sequence ATGCGCAGCAAACTCGTCCTGCACGCCGTCGACTCGCACACCGAGGGCATGCCCACCCGCGTGATCACCGGCGGCATCGGCACGATCCCGGGCGCGACCATGAACGAGCGGCGGCTGTACTTCCGTGAGCACCGTGACGACATCAAGCAGCTCCTGATGAACGAGCCGCGCGGGCACTCGGCGATGAGCGGCGCGATCCTCCAGCCGCCGACCCGCCCGGACTGCGACTGGGGTGTCGTGTACATCGAGGTCTCGGGCTATCTGCCGATGTGCGGACACGGCACGATCGGCGTGGCGACCGTGCTGGTGGAGACCGGGATGGTCGAGGTCGTCGAGCCGGTCACCACGATCCGGCTCGACACCCCGGCGGGCCTGGTCGTCGCCGAGGTCGCGGTGGAGGACGGCAGGGCGAAGCACGTCACGCTGCAGAACGTGCCGTCCTTCGCCGTCGCCCTCGACCGCAGGACCGCACTGGCCGACGGGCGGACGGTGACATACGACCTGGCGTACGGCGGCAACTTCTACGCCATTCTGCCGCTGGACCAGTTCGGGCTGCCCTTCGACCGGGCCCGCAAGGACGACATCCTGAAGGCGGGGCTGTCGCTCATGGAGGCGATCAACGCCGAGGAGGAGCCCGTCCACCCCGAGGATCCGTCCATCCGCGGCTGTCACCACGTCCACCTGATCGCGCCCGGCGCGACCGCCCGCCACTCCCGGCACGCGATGGCCATCCACCCCGGCTGGTTCGACCGCTCCCCCTGCGGCACCGGCACCAGCGCGCGCATGGCCCAGCTGCACGCGCGCGGCGAACTCCCGCTGCACACCGAGTTCGTGAACGAGTCCTTCATCGGTACGCGGTTCACGGGCCGGCTCCTCGGCACCACCGAGGTGGCGGGCCGCCCCGCCGTCCTGCCCAGTTTCACCGGGCGCGCGTGGATCACCGGCACGGCCCAGTACCTGCTCGACCCGACCGATCCGTTCCCGGCGGGATTCGTCCTCTGA
- a CDS encoding dihydrodipicolinate synthase family protein, giving the protein MTTTLRPWRGVLVATALPLNDDLSVNYDKYAEHCAWLVENGCDGVVPNGSLGEYQVLTPEERAKVVETAVAAIGGERVMPGVAAYGSAESRRWAEQARDAGCASVMLLPPNAYRADERSVLAHYAEVAKAGVPIVAYNNPIDTKVDLVPELLATLHAEGCIHAVKEFSGDVRRAYRLAELAPELDLLIGADDVLLELAIAGAKGWVAGYPNALPRASVELYRAAVAGDLATAKKLYEQLHPLLRWDSKVEFVQAIKTSMDIVGRHGGPVRPPRVPLLPEQEAVVRAATEKAVAAGLA; this is encoded by the coding sequence ATGACCACCACCCTTCGTCCGTGGCGCGGAGTTCTCGTCGCCACCGCCCTCCCGTTGAACGACGACCTGTCGGTGAACTACGACAAGTACGCCGAACACTGCGCCTGGCTGGTCGAGAACGGCTGCGACGGCGTCGTACCGAACGGCTCGCTCGGCGAGTACCAGGTGCTGACCCCCGAGGAGCGGGCCAAGGTCGTCGAGACGGCCGTGGCCGCCATCGGCGGTGAGCGGGTGATGCCGGGCGTCGCCGCGTACGGCTCGGCGGAGTCCCGGCGATGGGCCGAGCAGGCACGTGACGCGGGCTGTGCGTCCGTGATGCTGCTGCCGCCCAACGCCTACCGCGCCGACGAGCGGTCGGTCCTCGCGCACTACGCCGAGGTCGCGAAGGCGGGTGTGCCGATCGTGGCGTACAACAACCCCATCGACACCAAGGTCGACCTGGTGCCGGAGCTGCTGGCCACCCTGCACGCCGAGGGGTGCATCCACGCGGTCAAGGAGTTCTCCGGTGATGTCCGCCGCGCCTACCGGCTGGCCGAACTCGCCCCGGAACTGGACCTGTTGATCGGCGCGGACGACGTCCTGCTGGAGCTCGCGATCGCGGGGGCCAAGGGCTGGGTGGCCGGCTACCCGAACGCGCTGCCCAGGGCCTCCGTCGAGCTGTACCGGGCGGCCGTGGCCGGCGACCTCGCCACCGCGAAGAAGCTGTACGAACAGTTGCATCCGCTGCTGCGCTGGGACTCCAAGGTCGAGTTCGTGCAGGCCATCAAGACGTCGATGGACATCGTCGGCCGGCACGGCGGGCCCGTGCGTCCGCCGCGCGTCCCCCTGCTGCCCGAGCAGGAGGCCGTCGTGCGGGCCGCCACGGAGAAGGCCGTCGCCGCGGGACTCGCGTAA